One Ficedula albicollis isolate OC2 chromosome 26, FicAlb1.5, whole genome shotgun sequence DNA segment encodes these proteins:
- the LOC101809875 gene encoding ubiquinol-cytochrome-c reductase complex assembly factor 2, with amino-acid sequence MTLVCHLCPLQISDPEACDQMYESLVRIHTNYYKNKYPRLKDTTFTGVTLEDCRMILATDILKQMEDMKKGTWKRLREKFSAKKPEEDSK; translated from the exons ATGACACTTGTGTGCCACTTGTGTCCCCTGCAGATCTCTGACCCCGAGGCCTGTGACCAAATGTATGAGAGCTTAGTCAGGATCCACACCAACTACTACAAGAACAAG TACCCACGCCTGAAGGACACCACCTtcactggggtgacactggaggATTGCAGGATGATCCTGGCCACAG ACATTCTGAAACAGATGGAAGACATGAAAAAAGGGACGTGGAAAAGACTGCGGGAAAAGTTCTCTGCCAAGAAACCCGAGGAGGACTCAAAGTGA